A region from the Wansuia hejianensis genome encodes:
- the proC gene encoding pyrroline-5-carboxylate reductase translates to MKIGFVGCGNMATAMISGIVKKGLVARADLIASAKSEKTLDKIGKELGIRAAADNRQAAAESDVLILAVKPVYMEEVIEEISDAIRPGTIVVTLAPGKTLKWLDATFGKPTKLVRTMPNTPALVGEGMTALCPNEFVKPEELAEVEKIFQSFGKTQVVPEPMIDVVVGVSGSSPAYVFLFIEALADAAVADGMPRAQAYEFAAQSVLGSAKMVLETGKHPGVLKDMVCSPGGTTIEAVRVLEERGLRSAVFEAAKACVKKAREM, encoded by the coding sequence ATGAAGATAGGGTTTGTCGGCTGCGGGAATATGGCGACTGCCATGATAAGCGGTATCGTGAAGAAAGGGCTGGTCGCCAGGGCGGATCTGATTGCATCGGCAAAATCGGAAAAGACACTGGATAAGATCGGGAAGGAGCTGGGGATTCGGGCTGCTGCGGATAACCGGCAGGCAGCGGCAGAATCGGATGTGCTGATTCTGGCAGTTAAGCCGGTTTATATGGAAGAAGTGATAGAAGAAATATCGGATGCCATCAGGCCGGGGACAATAGTGGTGACACTGGCGCCGGGCAAGACGCTGAAATGGCTGGACGCCACGTTTGGGAAGCCTACGAAGCTGGTTCGGACGATGCCGAATACTCCGGCCCTGGTCGGGGAAGGGATGACTGCGCTGTGTCCGAATGAATTTGTGAAGCCGGAGGAATTGGCAGAGGTTGAGAAGATATTCCAGAGCTTCGGCAAGACACAGGTGGTACCGGAACCAATGATCGACGTGGTGGTCGGCGTCAGCGGCAGTTCGCCGGCGTATGTGTTCCTGTTTATCGAGGCTCTGGCTGACGCGGCGGTGGCGGACGGTATGCCCAGGGCACAGGCCTATGAATTTGCAGCGCAGTCTGTGCTGGGCAGCGCAAAAATGGTGCTGGAGACCGGGAAGCATCCGGGAGTTCTGAAGGATATGGTATGTTCGCCGGGCGGGACGACAATTGAAGCGGTTCGCGTGCTGGAGGAACGGGGGCTGCGCAGCGCTGTGTTTGAGGCCGCAAAAGCCTGTGTGAAGAAAGCAAGAGAAATGTAA